One segment of Desulfosudis oleivorans Hxd3 DNA contains the following:
- a CDS encoding S41 family peptidase — translation MNNRKSRWIKILGVTSTLACLLIIGAGFSCTISAGSDETYKSLKIFSSVIETLEKEYVDPVDTTELIEAAIQGMVKSLDPHSEYLPSDAFKDFQSDTRGEFEGIGIVITMPKGVLTVISPIEGTPAFKSGIQPGDIITTIDDEPTADMELWEAVKRMRGEKGTSVTITIRREGVAEALSFDLVRAVIPIVSVKHAMLKPGYGYVWVTNFQANTTDELKTALAGLEADNGGDLKGLILDLRNNPGGLLDQAVAISDMFLDEGTILSVKEREKESNYNARPDKTRHDYPLVLLINGGSASASEIVAGALQDHKRALVIGTTSFGKGSVQTVQPLSDGSGIKFTIARYYTPSGTSIQTKGIVPDIEVKPGLLDSADEKEVPRLKEKDLKNHLEAAPMKDAPADDKTQAPAADDKKTREDLTNTRYGDLDPDLMLRDAQIVRALDALISYEIFSARHAK, via the coding sequence ATGAACAACAGAAAGTCCCGATGGATAAAAATTCTTGGCGTCACATCAACCCTGGCCTGCCTGCTGATCATCGGCGCCGGGTTTTCCTGCACCATCTCCGCCGGCAGCGATGAAACCTATAAAAGCCTGAAGATATTCTCCTCGGTCATCGAGACCCTTGAAAAAGAGTATGTGGATCCCGTGGATACAACAGAACTGATCGAAGCGGCCATTCAGGGCATGGTCAAGAGCCTGGACCCCCACTCCGAATACCTGCCTTCCGACGCCTTCAAGGATTTCCAATCCGACACCAGGGGGGAGTTTGAAGGCATCGGTATCGTGATCACCATGCCCAAGGGCGTACTTACCGTGATTTCGCCCATCGAGGGGACCCCTGCCTTTAAATCCGGTATTCAGCCCGGCGACATCATCACCACCATTGACGATGAGCCCACCGCGGACATGGAGCTGTGGGAAGCGGTCAAAAGAATGCGGGGGGAAAAAGGGACATCGGTCACCATCACCATTCGCCGGGAAGGGGTGGCCGAAGCGCTCTCCTTTGACCTGGTGCGGGCCGTGATTCCCATTGTCAGCGTCAAGCACGCCATGCTCAAGCCGGGATACGGCTATGTCTGGGTCACCAACTTCCAGGCCAACACCACCGATGAACTGAAAACCGCCCTGGCCGGGCTGGAGGCCGACAATGGCGGCGACCTGAAGGGCCTGATCCTCGACCTGCGGAACAATCCCGGAGGCCTGCTGGACCAGGCCGTGGCCATCTCGGACATGTTTCTGGATGAAGGCACCATTCTCTCGGTCAAGGAGCGGGAAAAAGAGAGCAATTACAACGCCCGTCCGGACAAGACCCGGCACGACTATCCCCTGGTGCTGCTGATCAACGGCGGCAGCGCCAGTGCTTCTGAAATCGTGGCCGGGGCGTTGCAGGACCATAAACGGGCACTGGTGATCGGCACCACCTCCTTTGGCAAGGGGTCGGTACAGACGGTGCAGCCCTTAAGCGACGGATCGGGAATCAAGTTCACCATCGCCCGCTACTACACGCCCAGCGGCACCTCCATTCAGACCAAAGGCATTGTGCCGGACATTGAGGTAAAGCCCGGGCTTCTGGATTCAGCCGACGAAAAAGAGGTGCCCCGGCTCAAGGAAAAAGACCTGAAAAACCACCTGGAAGCGGCGCCCATGAAAGACGCCCCCGCCGATGACAAAACGCAGGCGCCGGCAGCCGACGACAAGAAGACAAGGGAAGACCTGACCAACACCCGTTACGGCGACCTGGACCCGGACCTGATGCTGCGGGATGCCCAGATCGTCCGGGCACTGGATGCCCTGATCTCCTATGAAATCTTCAGCGCCCGGCACGCGAAATAA
- a CDS encoding divergent polysaccharide deacetylase family protein has product MKKKRRTPATARKASAPSTPGHYLKILAGALLLVGILGAAALVGLVFLPDTPPDRTAGQPDVPARRPPFEVYPETDRLPDSPPCGPAHAPSARPKVAIIIDDMGYDRALAGRFVNLGIPLTFSILPHSPRGREIARTARQKGIEIMLHLPMEPDEYPAVNPGDGVLLTSMGPDELIARMENNLNDISHVAGVNNHMGSKMTADSARMYQVFSVLKKHGLFFVDSRTTPESQCRPAARLLQVPFAERDVFLDNDSDVAAIEAQIDRLIAVAKRNGKAVAIGHAHGSTCTALEKHLAALTQQVELVPASHLVCLVPR; this is encoded by the coding sequence ATGAAAAAAAAACGACGCACTCCGGCCACTGCCCGCAAGGCATCGGCCCCTTCGACACCGGGCCACTACCTGAAAATCCTGGCCGGGGCTCTGCTGCTGGTGGGAATTCTCGGAGCAGCGGCCCTGGTGGGCCTGGTTTTTCTTCCCGACACCCCGCCGGACCGGACCGCCGGGCAGCCGGACGTGCCGGCCAGGCGGCCTCCCTTCGAGGTCTACCCGGAAACCGACCGCCTGCCCGACTCCCCACCCTGCGGACCGGCCCATGCCCCGTCGGCCCGGCCAAAGGTGGCCATCATCATTGACGACATGGGCTACGACCGGGCACTGGCCGGCCGGTTTGTCAACCTGGGAATCCCCCTGACCTTTTCCATCCTGCCCCACAGCCCCCGGGGCCGGGAGATCGCCCGGACGGCCCGGCAGAAGGGCATTGAAATCATGCTGCACCTGCCCATGGAACCGGACGAATACCCGGCGGTCAATCCCGGTGACGGGGTCCTGCTCACATCCATGGGCCCGGACGAACTGATTGCCCGAATGGAGAACAACCTGAACGATATTTCCCATGTGGCCGGTGTCAACAACCACATGGGGTCAAAAATGACCGCCGACTCCGCCCGCATGTACCAGGTCTTTTCGGTGTTAAAAAAGCACGGCCTCTTTTTTGTGGACAGCCGCACCACGCCCGAATCCCAGTGCCGGCCCGCGGCCCGGCTGCTGCAGGTGCCCTTTGCCGAACGGGACGTGTTTTTAGACAACGACTCAGATGTGGCGGCCATCGAGGCCCAGATCGACCGGCTCATCGCCGTGGCCAAACGCAACGGCAAGGCTGTTGCCATCGGCCATGCCCACGGCTCTACCTGCACGGCCCTTGAAAAGCATCTGGCCGCCCTGACACAACAGGTGGAACTGGTGCCCGCCTCTCACCTGGTCTGCCTGGTGCCCCGGTAA
- the ftsX gene encoding permease-like cell division protein FtsX: MKFFALKRALRDLKNNMVLHSVTVIIIALSVLIVGTFTLFSSNAARVIRTWEKGVRLIVYIADGVPTADIDTLKNDISRMEGVTEVHFIDKQAALARLTERMKWQASLLESLDHNPLPDALEVWIDPARKKWETIEMLAIHIQSSHLVADVEYGQSWLKRFTGVLNLFRFSGVMMAMVFFLAAVFIVANTIRLVFYSRHEEFRIMRLVGATDRFIKAPFYLEGLIQGAVGAVLGIAVLYAVFTALTTSIDLDAVVNTFSIEFIPVKTLFIILLCSMFAGWLGCYISLRQFLKE; the protein is encoded by the coding sequence ATGAAGTTTTTCGCATTAAAACGGGCCCTGCGGGACCTGAAAAACAACATGGTGCTTCATTCGGTCACCGTGATCATCATCGCGCTGTCGGTGCTCATCGTGGGCACCTTCACCCTTTTCTCCTCCAACGCGGCCCGGGTGATCCGCACCTGGGAAAAAGGGGTCCGGCTGATTGTCTACATCGCGGACGGCGTACCCACAGCCGATATTGACACCCTGAAAAACGACATCTCCCGCATGGAAGGGGTCACCGAGGTGCACTTCATCGATAAGCAGGCGGCCCTGGCCCGGCTCACGGAGCGAATGAAGTGGCAGGCGTCGCTGCTGGAGAGCCTGGATCACAACCCCCTGCCCGACGCGCTGGAAGTGTGGATCGACCCGGCCCGGAAAAAATGGGAAACCATTGAGATGCTGGCCATCCATATTCAGTCCAGCCACCTGGTGGCCGACGTGGAGTACGGCCAGAGCTGGCTCAAACGGTTTACCGGGGTGCTGAACCTGTTCCGGTTCTCCGGCGTGATGATGGCCATGGTCTTTTTTCTGGCCGCGGTCTTCATCGTGGCCAACACCATTCGCCTGGTCTTTTACTCAAGGCACGAGGAGTTCAGAATCATGCGCCTGGTGGGCGCCACCGACCGGTTCATCAAGGCCCCCTTCTACCTTGAGGGCCTGATCCAGGGGGCCGTGGGCGCCGTGCTGGGGATAGCCGTGCTCTACGCGGTGTTTACCGCGCTGACCACCAGCATCGACCTGGACGCCGTGGTGAATACCTTTTCCATTGAGTTTATTCCCGTAAAAACCCTTTTTATCATTCTGCTCTGCAGCATGTTTGCCGGATGGCTGGGATGCTATATCTCCTTGCGACAATTCTTAAAAGAGTAG
- the ftsE gene encoding cell division ATP-binding protein FtsE, producing the protein MESKAPIIRVFHVYKRYGAQTALGDITLDIGQGEFIFVTGASGAGKTTLLKLLYLGEPVSEGHILVDGMNLSRIRKDRIPFLRRLFGVIFQDYNLIPNRTVFENISLVLEVAGHRPALITKKVASVLRAVGLEDRMHAYPPSLSGGEQQKITIARAIAGDPKIILADEPTGSLDEESAEDIMNLLRTLHHRGATVLIATHDRDLVRGTPARRIHLSRGRLEQEAVES; encoded by the coding sequence ATGGAATCAAAGGCCCCCATCATACGCGTGTTTCATGTCTATAAACGATACGGCGCCCAGACCGCCCTGGGCGACATCACCCTGGACATCGGCCAGGGGGAATTCATCTTTGTCACCGGCGCCAGCGGCGCGGGCAAGACCACGCTGCTCAAGCTGCTCTATCTGGGCGAGCCCGTTTCAGAAGGCCATATACTGGTGGACGGCATGAACCTGTCGCGCATTCGAAAAGACCGCATTCCCTTTCTGCGGCGGCTCTTCGGCGTGATTTTTCAGGACTACAACCTGATTCCCAACCGGACCGTGTTTGAGAACATCTCCCTGGTCCTGGAAGTGGCCGGCCACCGGCCGGCCCTGATCACCAAAAAAGTGGCCAGCGTGCTGCGGGCCGTGGGCCTGGAAGACCGAATGCACGCATACCCGCCCAGCCTTTCCGGCGGGGAACAGCAGAAGATCACCATTGCCCGGGCCATTGCCGGGGACCCGAAAATCATTCTGGCCGACGAGCCAACGGGCAGCCTGGACGAGGAGTCGGCCGAAGACATCATGAACCTGCTGCGTACCCTCCACCACCGGGGGGCCACGGTGCTGATCGCCACCCATGACAGGGACCTGGTCCGCGGCACGCCGGCCCGCCGGATTCACCTGTCCAGGGGACGCCTGGAACAGGAGGCCGTTGAATCATGA
- the prmA gene encoding 50S ribosomal protein L11 methyltransferase: MQWLEAGIVFETEDLFAQTAAELVCNIFYDLGLSGVVTEDPVPVSDHGVRGRVIGYLPVDEALEQTRADLEQMASGLSARHPVRCTLEFTPCDDQDWANAWKDHFFVQKIGRNIVVRPTWRDHVPEPGEVVIDLDPGMAFGTGTHPTTAMCLEMVEKHLAPGTAFLDVGTGSGILMIAAQKLGAKTVWGVDNDGVAVKIAAENLERNGIFAGGNACRIMRADLVTGVDRAFDLVTANILSEVIVALADDVGRVVVPGGLLVCSGIIEPKQAMVEAKLTACGFDIIERKTTDLWVCLVARRTP; encoded by the coding sequence ATGCAGTGGCTGGAGGCGGGCATTGTTTTTGAAACAGAGGACCTTTTTGCACAAACTGCCGCTGAACTGGTGTGCAATATTTTTTATGACCTAGGCCTTTCCGGAGTGGTTACCGAGGATCCGGTGCCGGTTTCCGACCATGGGGTGCGGGGCCGGGTGATCGGATACCTGCCGGTGGACGAGGCCCTGGAACAGACCCGGGCCGACCTGGAACAGATGGCATCCGGCCTGTCGGCCCGCCATCCGGTCCGGTGCACGCTTGAGTTTACACCCTGCGACGACCAGGACTGGGCCAATGCCTGGAAGGACCACTTTTTTGTCCAGAAGATCGGCAGAAACATCGTGGTGCGGCCCACCTGGCGGGACCATGTCCCTGAACCGGGGGAGGTGGTCATCGACCTGGATCCGGGCATGGCATTCGGCACCGGCACCCATCCCACCACGGCCATGTGCTTGGAGATGGTTGAAAAACATCTGGCGCCGGGCACGGCCTTTCTGGATGTGGGCACCGGGTCCGGCATTCTGATGATCGCGGCGCAAAAGCTGGGCGCAAAAACCGTGTGGGGCGTTGACAACGATGGGGTGGCCGTGAAAATTGCGGCGGAAAACCTGGAGCGAAACGGTATTTTTGCCGGTGGGAACGCCTGCCGGATCATGCGGGCCGATCTGGTGACCGGTGTGGATCGGGCCTTTGACCTGGTGACAGCCAACATTCTGTCCGAGGTGATTGTGGCCCTGGCCGATGATGTGGGCCGGGTGGTTGTGCCGGGCGGCCTGCTGGTCTGCTCCGGTATTATCGAGCCAAAACAGGCCATGGTGGAAGCAAAGCTGACGGCCTGCGGGTTTGACATTATTGAACGGAAAACCACCGATCTGTGGGTCTGCCTGGTGGCGCGCAGAACACCCTGA
- a CDS encoding peptidoglycan DD-metalloendopeptidase family protein: MLYLLATILKRVAPGVLACAVVAVMATAGHGEAVQTAEIRASLLNMRARPDRDATRVGVLKKGTQVTVLDDTGEWLKISYDNRAGYIRNRSDYVRLNPPPPARQIEELKEKARQIDREIETHKKEIAVYGQQEVELVAGLHDIDRSLNRSQTQIDAISAAVDAAARKIEENRKAARVLEQRIEKNRHQAARRLTALYKLELMGAMNLLGSAESMFSFLKTRRDIERICEHDAAVLEQYLSDKTRLSALTKELHAEKAEKETLESELKRQRVVLDKEKARRQRLLVDIREEGALRQATIASLKQAAKDLDKTIAALHEEMARAPVKGDGSFPRHKGLLKMPVNGRIISKFGKYKNPELNIVNFRSGIDIAARQGEPIHAVYQGQVLYADWFKGYGNMLILDHGDGFYTVYAHAQELFKKKGDPVATHEVIATVGETASMTGTSLYFEVRHRGTPEDPMKWLKTG; this comes from the coding sequence ATGCTATATCTCCTTGCGACAATTCTTAAAAGAGTAGCCCCCGGGGTGCTGGCCTGCGCGGTTGTGGCCGTCATGGCTACCGCCGGTCATGGCGAAGCCGTGCAGACCGCGGAGATTCGCGCCTCCCTGCTCAACATGCGCGCCCGCCCGGACCGCGACGCGACCCGTGTGGGCGTACTGAAAAAAGGCACTCAGGTGACGGTGTTGGACGATACCGGGGAGTGGCTCAAGATATCCTACGACAACAGGGCGGGCTATATCCGGAACCGGTCCGATTATGTGCGGTTAAACCCGCCACCCCCGGCCCGGCAGATCGAAGAGCTCAAAGAAAAGGCCCGGCAGATCGACCGGGAGATCGAAACCCACAAAAAAGAGATCGCCGTCTACGGCCAGCAGGAGGTGGAGCTGGTGGCCGGCCTTCATGACATTGACCGGTCGCTCAACCGTTCCCAGACCCAGATCGACGCCATCTCCGCTGCCGTTGACGCGGCGGCCCGAAAAATCGAGGAGAACCGGAAGGCGGCCCGGGTGCTTGAACAGCGAATCGAAAAAAACCGGCATCAGGCGGCCCGCCGCCTGACGGCCCTGTACAAGCTGGAACTGATGGGCGCCATGAACCTTTTGGGGTCGGCTGAATCAATGTTCTCTTTTCTCAAAACCCGGCGCGACATCGAACGCATCTGTGAACATGACGCCGCCGTCCTGGAGCAGTACCTGTCGGACAAGACCCGGCTGTCGGCCCTGACAAAAGAGCTGCATGCTGAAAAGGCCGAAAAGGAGACCCTTGAGAGTGAACTGAAGCGGCAGCGCGTGGTGCTGGACAAGGAAAAGGCGCGCCGCCAGCGGCTGCTGGTCGATATTCGGGAGGAAGGCGCCCTGCGCCAGGCCACCATTGCCTCCCTGAAACAGGCGGCAAAAGATCTTGACAAAACCATCGCGGCCCTTCACGAAGAGATGGCAAGAGCCCCCGTAAAAGGGGACGGCAGCTTTCCCCGGCACAAGGGGTTGCTGAAAATGCCGGTGAACGGTAGAATCATCAGCAAGTTCGGAAAATACAAAAACCCGGAACTCAATATTGTCAACTTCCGCAGCGGAATCGACATTGCCGCCAGACAGGGCGAGCCGATCCACGCGGTTTACCAGGGGCAGGTGCTGTATGCCGACTGGTTCAAGGGATACGGCAACATGCTCATCCTCGACCATGGAGACGGCTTTTACACGGTCTATGCCCATGCCCAGGAGCTTTTCAAAAAAAAGGGGGACCCGGTGGCAACCCATGAAGTAATCGCCACGGTGGGCGAGACCGCCTCCATGACCGGAACGTCCCTCTATTTTGAGGTCCGGCACAGAGGAACCCCCGAGGACCCCATGAAATGGCTGAAAACCGGCTGA
- a CDS encoding histidine triad nucleotide-binding protein, which produces MSDCLFCKIAAGLIPCDKVYEDDDYVAFADINPQAPVHILVVPRRHIAKVADMAPADGNLVGGLFDVAAKICAEKGIADYRLVINNGAEAGQSVFHIHLHILAGRSFGWPPG; this is translated from the coding sequence ATGTCCGACTGTCTGTTCTGCAAGATCGCCGCCGGTTTAATCCCCTGCGACAAGGTCTACGAGGATGATGATTACGTGGCCTTTGCCGACATCAATCCCCAGGCCCCGGTGCATATTCTGGTGGTGCCCCGGCGCCATATCGCAAAAGTGGCCGACATGGCCCCGGCCGATGGCAACCTGGTGGGCGGCCTGTTTGACGTGGCGGCAAAGATATGCGCTGAAAAGGGGATCGCCGACTACCGGCTGGTGATCAACAACGGCGCCGAAGCCGGCCAGTCGGTTTTTCATATCCATCTTCACATTCTGGCCGGCCGGTCTTTTGGCTGGCCCCCGGGGTGA
- a CDS encoding IS5 family transposase: MMQTGFFDWHERFEKLDRNGDPLLKLNQVVDWEMFRQPLEKIRHKERKSNAGARPYDVIRMFKILIIQSLYNLSDDRIEFQILDRISFMRFLGLGLGDRVPDAKTIWLFREQITEAGLIKPLFEKFDVCLRENGFLAQKGQIIDASIVAAPRQRNSREENERIKRGDIPEEWKEAKRRQKDTDARWTKKNGQNYYGYKNHISVDVKHKLIRDYEVTDAAVHDSQVFDQIIDESNSSRDVYADSAYRSEESVKRLKEEGFREHLQRKGCRHRKLTKREQRGNHTRAKTRSRVEHVFGVQAMMAGEMILRTIGIVRARAKIGLRNLAYNINRYSILGATG, translated from the coding sequence ATGATGCAGACCGGATTTTTTGACTGGCATGAGAGATTTGAGAAACTCGACAGAAACGGCGATCCACTGCTTAAATTGAATCAAGTGGTGGATTGGGAGATGTTCCGCCAGCCTCTGGAAAAAATTCGTCATAAAGAGCGAAAAAGCAATGCCGGCGCAAGGCCCTACGATGTAATACGGATGTTCAAGATTCTCATTATTCAGTCGTTGTACAATCTTTCCGATGACCGGATTGAGTTTCAGATTCTGGACCGGATATCGTTCATGCGCTTTCTGGGTTTGGGCCTTGGAGATCGGGTGCCGGACGCCAAGACCATTTGGTTGTTTCGGGAGCAGATTACCGAAGCTGGTTTGATCAAACCGTTGTTTGAGAAGTTTGACGTCTGTTTGCGGGAAAATGGTTTTCTGGCGCAAAAAGGGCAGATTATTGACGCCAGTATTGTAGCGGCCCCTCGTCAACGGAACAGCCGGGAAGAAAACGAGCGAATCAAACGGGGAGATATTCCCGAGGAATGGAAAGAGGCCAAGAGACGTCAGAAAGACACGGATGCCCGGTGGACAAAGAAGAACGGACAGAACTACTACGGATACAAAAACCATATAAGCGTGGACGTTAAGCACAAGCTGATTCGGGATTATGAGGTTACGGATGCGGCGGTTCATGACAGCCAGGTGTTTGACCAGATAATTGATGAGAGCAACAGCAGTCGTGATGTGTATGCGGACTCGGCATATCGTTCGGAGGAATCGGTGAAGCGCCTCAAGGAAGAGGGTTTTCGGGAGCATCTGCAGCGGAAGGGATGTCGACACCGAAAGCTGACGAAGCGGGAGCAACGGGGCAACCATACACGGGCAAAGACGAGATCGCGAGTCGAACATGTTTTTGGAGTGCAGGCGATGATGGCCGGAGAAATGATTCTCCGGACGATCGGAATTGTTCGAGCCAGGGCCAAAATCGGATTGAGGAATCTGGCGTACAACATAAACCGATACAGTATACTGGGGGCAACGGGGTAA